A region of Thiofilum sp. DNA encodes the following proteins:
- a CDS encoding ABC transporter permease — protein sequence MKPTSLAWQKFFVPVVAVVVVLLAWEILVWYKGWPTYKMAAPSDVWPAFWRYQDLFMEYGWQTLWRTVVGLGLAVLVGTLIGMVMGLSRIMREALYPLLVGFNAIPKATVVPVVALMFVGQHDFNTVLIAFLISFFPIAVSVSIGLSTLEPEYRDILRSLGASRFTIFWKIALPKTLPEFFGALKVAVTLAFIGTNLVEIITPHGRGLGHLFDSGRINSDYPLMFAVLIALAFLGILLYYVVVALEKLFAGWAERGVS from the coding sequence ATGAAGCCCACGTCTTTAGCTTGGCAGAAGTTTTTTGTCCCCGTGGTTGCTGTAGTGGTAGTGCTATTAGCGTGGGAGATCTTAGTTTGGTACAAAGGGTGGCCGACTTATAAGATGGCTGCACCTAGCGATGTATGGCCTGCTTTTTGGCGCTACCAAGACTTATTTATGGAGTACGGTTGGCAAACCTTGTGGCGTACTGTCGTAGGTTTAGGTTTAGCGGTATTAGTGGGTACATTAATCGGTATGGTGATGGGCTTAAGTCGGATTATGCGTGAGGCTCTCTATCCCTTACTGGTGGGCTTTAATGCCATTCCTAAAGCCACAGTTGTACCAGTGGTGGCGTTAATGTTTGTGGGACAACATGATTTCAACACCGTTTTAATTGCTTTTTTGATTTCATTTTTCCCCATTGCGGTCTCTGTTTCCATCGGTTTATCGACCTTGGAGCCGGAATATCGGGATATTTTGCGCTCTTTAGGTGCTTCACGTTTTACCATTTTCTGGAAAATCGCTTTACCTAAAACCTTACCGGAGTTTTTCGGTGCTTTAAAAGTGGCGGTTACTTTAGCCTTTATCGGTACCAATTTGGTTGAAATTATCACCCCTCACGGTAGAGGGTTGGGGCATTTATTTGATAGTGGTCGGATTAATTCCGATTATCCATTAATGTTCGCCGTACTGATTGCTTTGGCTTTCTTAGGTATCTTGCTGTATTACGTGGTGGTTGCCTTAGAGAAGCTATTTGCCGGTTGGGCAGAGCGCGGCGTGAGTTAA
- a CDS encoding SctK family type III secretion system sorting platform protein: MDQQKTTSSNKKLSSLVWEFNFRPDNYIHASWLAAMPDGELISKLVGKHRGAERVVQHLMGRLGLENQVYFNFSSSLAKMALWLAEDLETLVLHAGAVMIRDQVQRSVSRDDVVKIRADIGDDLYFFIQRRVPMVMRRPPVGLEFPNGMELKKRLILGGMLCFNEAFMEFPLALRKRLMIKLPIQWYELLDTQAALGQPLRNQHAECVALIQKIAIDIKIGVSHDGKIRLG; encoded by the coding sequence ATGGATCAACAAAAAACGACCTCCTCTAATAAAAAGCTTTCCAGCTTGGTATGGGAATTTAATTTCCGTCCCGATAACTATATTCATGCGAGTTGGTTAGCGGCCATGCCTGATGGTGAGTTAATTAGCAAATTAGTCGGCAAACATCGTGGTGCTGAGCGAGTCGTGCAACATCTAATGGGGCGGTTGGGGCTAGAAAACCAAGTCTATTTTAATTTTTCTAGTTCACTCGCCAAGATGGCGCTTTGGTTAGCTGAGGATTTAGAGACTTTAGTGTTGCATGCGGGAGCGGTGATGATTCGTGATCAGGTGCAGCGCTCGGTATCACGCGATGATGTAGTGAAAATCCGTGCCGATATAGGCGACGATTTATATTTCTTTATTCAGCGGCGTGTACCTATGGTAATGCGCCGCCCGCCGGTGGGTTTAGAATTTCCTAATGGGATGGAATTAAAAAAGCGCCTTATTTTGGGTGGGATGCTATGTTTTAACGAAGCGTTTATGGAGTTTCCGCTAGCCTTACGCAAACGTTTAATGATTAAGTTACCGATTCAATGGTATGAGTTATTGGATACTCAAGCGGCATTAGGTCAGCCTTTACGCAACCAACATGCCGAGTGTGTCGCCTTAATTCAAAAAATTGCCATTGATATTAAAATTGGAGTGAGCCACGATGGAAAAATTCGTCTCGGTTAA
- a CDS encoding FliH/SctL family protein — translation MEKFVSVKPLDSQLSPEQRVLKAQDYKRLVTYEQLLKELELKDKRREQELLAAKAAALRAGFQQGKAQANAELAAQLLDFTVKMNHAVANTERQLVDVVIHAVRKIVHNFEDAELVASAVERGMELVRGSQKLIIRVNPQLYDAVAKKINSLQDTSRQVEIVSDAHLKATECVLESDIGIVNASTEQQLEAVTRALQKAFPDKVGRIQPH, via the coding sequence ATGGAAAAATTCGTCTCGGTTAAGCCATTAGACTCACAACTGAGTCCCGAACAACGCGTTTTAAAAGCTCAGGATTATAAGCGCTTAGTGACCTATGAGCAGTTGCTCAAAGAATTAGAATTAAAAGATAAGCGCCGCGAACAGGAGCTATTAGCCGCTAAAGCCGCTGCCTTACGCGCTGGTTTTCAACAGGGCAAAGCACAAGCTAATGCCGAGCTAGCCGCGCAATTACTCGATTTTACCGTCAAGATGAATCATGCAGTCGCTAATACGGAGCGTCAATTAGTGGATGTAGTGATTCATGCGGTGCGTAAGATTGTACATAATTTTGAGGATGCTGAATTAGTCGCAAGCGCGGTAGAACGGGGTATGGAGTTAGTACGCGGTAGCCAAAAGCTGATTATTCGGGTGAATCCTCAACTCTATGATGCAGTAGCGAAGAAAATTAATTCCTTACAAGATACCAGCCGACAGGTGGAGATTGTGAGTGATGCGCACTTAAAAGCGACTGAGTGTGTATTAGAGTCCGATATAGGCATTGTCAATGCAAGCACTGAGCAACAGCTAGAAGCAGTTACTCGTGCATTACAAAAGGCTTTTCCTGATAAAGTAGGACGTATTCAACCGCATTAA
- a CDS encoding YscO family type III secretion system apparatus protein codes for MSLNELKELKKIRNRRMEQQLAEMQEKRRQVDGYNQQLQQAKNDLTNYQHWRLEQQEARFKALQSQPFTPEALREYQGQLENMLMQEQFYYQAINTAENQLKASEAAFQSSKQKSDQMTLQFEKMKEIVEIEAKAVAYAKSEDRAPDP; via the coding sequence ATGAGCTTAAATGAACTTAAAGAATTAAAAAAAATCCGCAATCGGCGCATGGAACAACAATTAGCAGAAATGCAAGAGAAGCGCCGCCAAGTGGATGGGTATAACCAACAACTCCAGCAAGCCAAAAATGATCTGACTAACTATCAGCATTGGCGTTTAGAACAACAAGAAGCCCGCTTTAAAGCCTTGCAAAGCCAACCTTTTACCCCTGAGGCACTACGGGAGTACCAAGGACAATTAGAAAACATGCTCATGCAAGAGCAGTTTTACTATCAAGCGATTAATACTGCCGAAAACCAACTCAAAGCCTCGGAAGCCGCCTTTCAATCTAGCAAACAAAAGTCCGATCAAATGACTCTACAGTTTGAGAAGATGAAAGAAATTGTCGAAATCGAGGCCAAAGCGGTAGCTTATGCAAAATCTGAGGATCGTGCCCCCGATCCTTAA
- the sctN gene encoding type III secretion system ATPase SctN, with protein sequence MELSYVSRVMYQALDQCQALVLHGRIVQVTGTVVRAIIPKVRLGELCMLKNAEDERMIPAEVIGFEQNIALLAPIGDMQGVSIHTQVTVTGEMLRVGVGDDLKGCVLDGIGRIQNRVGVSIQDYYPLMASPPDPLTRKMVKDPLSLGIRSIDGLITCGVGQRIGIFAGAGVGKSSLLSMLVQHADVDVYVVALIGERGREVREFMEEALGSDGMAKTILIVATSDRPPIERLKAAYVATAVAEYYRDQGKKVLLLMDSLTRFARAQREIGLAAGEAPARRGYPPSVFSELPKLVERAGYGSNGSITAFYTVLIEGDDMSDPIGDEVRSLLDGHIILSRDLASSNHYPAVDTLGSLSRIMPRLTSEPHRRAAAHIRTLLNKYKEIEFLVRVGEYKRGADPLADEALDKINQINDFLKQKPDEHSTFDQTVQRLIQLAGKS encoded by the coding sequence ATGGAATTAAGTTACGTCTCGCGTGTGATGTATCAGGCATTAGATCAATGCCAAGCCTTGGTATTACACGGGCGCATTGTGCAGGTAACGGGTACGGTAGTGCGAGCTATTATTCCTAAAGTACGTTTAGGTGAATTATGCATGCTCAAAAATGCCGAAGACGAGCGCATGATTCCCGCTGAAGTGATTGGCTTTGAACAAAACATTGCTCTACTCGCCCCCATTGGCGATATGCAAGGGGTATCGATTCATACTCAAGTCACGGTAACGGGTGAAATGCTGCGCGTGGGTGTAGGCGATGATTTAAAAGGTTGCGTGCTGGATGGTATTGGGCGTATTCAGAATCGGGTTGGCGTATCGATTCAAGACTATTATCCCTTAATGGCCTCCCCTCCCGATCCACTTACCCGCAAAATGGTTAAAGATCCACTCTCGCTGGGTATTCGTTCCATTGATGGTCTAATTACCTGCGGGGTAGGACAACGTATCGGTATTTTCGCGGGTGCGGGGGTTGGTAAATCCTCGCTACTCAGCATGTTAGTGCAACACGCAGACGTTGATGTCTATGTGGTCGCTCTAATTGGTGAGCGGGGCCGTGAGGTGCGCGAATTTATGGAAGAGGCACTAGGCTCAGATGGTATGGCTAAAACTATACTCATCGTTGCCACCTCGGATCGTCCTCCGATTGAACGCTTGAAAGCGGCTTATGTGGCTACCGCAGTGGCTGAATACTACCGTGATCAAGGCAAAAAAGTGTTATTGCTGATGGACTCTTTAACGCGCTTTGCTCGCGCTCAGCGTGAGATTGGTCTAGCAGCAGGTGAAGCCCCTGCACGGCGCGGTTATCCGCCTTCGGTATTTTCAGAATTACCTAAATTAGTAGAACGGGCGGGCTATGGTTCTAATGGTTCTATTACAGCCTTTTATACCGTACTAATTGAGGGCGATGATATGTCTGACCCTATTGGCGACGAAGTACGCTCGCTCCTAGATGGGCATATCATCTTATCGCGCGATCTGGCCTCTAGTAACCATTACCCTGCTGTTGACACCTTGGGGAGTTTGAGTCGGATTATGCCGCGTCTCACCTCAGAACCGCATCGGCGTGCTGCCGCTCATATTCGTACTTTACTGAATAAATACAAAGAAATTGAATTTCTAGTGAGGGTGGGTGAATATAAACGCGGTGCTGATCCACTAGCGGATGAGGCACTGGATAAAATTAATCAAATCAATGATTTTCTTAAGCAAAAACCCGATGAGCACAGTACCTTTGATCAAACAGTACAGCGCCTCATACAGTTAGCAGGTAAATCATAA